One genomic segment of Paenibacillus xylanexedens includes these proteins:
- the fni gene encoding type 2 isopentenyl-diphosphate Delta-isomerase, with protein MNEQERAGERLLPEVATGERKLEHVRLCLEENVAGEGVTSGMERYAFRHHPLPELDFEEVHLETSFIGKKVRTPLLISSMTGGSKTTGAINERLARVANARGWALGVGSIRAAVEQPELASTFDVRRWAPDIPVIANLGAVQLNYGFTTADFQRAVDIAGADMLVLHLNTLQEVFQPEGNTNFSGLFQRIENLCRELDVPVGVKEVGFGIDGVTAQRLYEAGVAFIDVAGAGGTSWVQVEKYRNNNPVRRAAAEAFADWGIPTAECIQEVRALNPTGALIGSGGLYTGVDAAKALALGADLAGFGRSLLESAVASDDALNERLEQVEFELRTVMFGIGAGRIDDLKQTSRLVERR; from the coding sequence ATGAATGAACAAGAGCGAGCCGGCGAACGGCTGCTTCCCGAAGTGGCTACGGGAGAACGGAAGCTAGAGCACGTGCGCCTCTGTCTTGAGGAGAATGTGGCAGGAGAAGGGGTAACCAGTGGTATGGAGCGGTATGCGTTTCGCCATCACCCACTGCCGGAGCTGGATTTTGAAGAGGTGCATCTGGAGACTTCGTTTATTGGCAAAAAAGTACGCACACCTTTGCTCATCAGTTCGATGACGGGTGGAAGCAAAACAACGGGCGCCATCAATGAGCGCCTCGCACGAGTAGCAAACGCCAGAGGCTGGGCGCTCGGCGTAGGTTCGATCCGGGCTGCCGTGGAACAGCCGGAACTGGCGAGTACCTTCGATGTCCGCCGTTGGGCACCGGACATCCCGGTCATTGCCAACCTGGGCGCGGTGCAGTTGAACTATGGTTTCACAACAGCTGATTTCCAGCGTGCCGTAGATATTGCGGGAGCGGACATGCTCGTGCTTCATCTGAACACGTTGCAGGAGGTTTTTCAGCCGGAAGGTAACACCAACTTTAGCGGATTATTTCAGCGGATTGAGAACTTGTGTCGTGAGTTAGACGTACCTGTTGGCGTAAAAGAAGTAGGTTTTGGCATCGATGGCGTGACGGCTCAACGCTTATATGAAGCGGGTGTCGCGTTCATAGATGTAGCCGGAGCAGGGGGCACAAGCTGGGTGCAGGTAGAGAAGTACCGCAACAATAACCCGGTACGCCGGGCAGCAGCTGAAGCTTTTGCCGACTGGGGCATTCCCACAGCAGAGTGTATTCAGGAAGTACGAGCGCTGAATCCTACTGGTGCCCTGATTGGCAGCGGTGGACTGTACACTGGCGTGGATGCGGCCAAAGCCCTCGCGCTCGGTGCGGATCTCGCTGGTTTTGGTCGATCTCTGCTCGAATCCGCAGTAGCTTCCGATGATGCGCTGAATGAGCGGTTGGAACAGGTCGAATTCGAGTTGCGTACCGTCATGTTCGGCATTGGTGCAGGGCGGATTGATGATTTGAAGCAGACGTCACGTCTGGTGGAGCGGCGTTAG